From the Lepus europaeus isolate LE1 chromosome 12, mLepTim1.pri, whole genome shotgun sequence genome, one window contains:
- the TOR1A gene encoding torsin-1A, translating to MKLGRAALGLLLLAPSVVRAVEPISLGLALAGVLTGYISYPRLYCLFAECCGQKRSLNREALQQDLDNKLFGQHLAKKVILNAVSGFLSNPKPKKPLTLSLHGWTGTGKNLVSKIIAENIYEGGLSSDYVHLFVATLHFPHASNVTLYKDQLQQWIRGNVSACARSIFIFDEMDKMHAGLIDAIKPFLDYYDVVDEVSYQKAIFIFLSNAGAERITDVALDFWRRGRQREDIRLKDMEHALSVSVFNNKNSGFWHSSLIDRNLIDYFVPFLPLEYKHVKMCIRAEMRARGYAVDEDIVSRVAEEMTFFPKEERVYSDKGCKTVFTKLDYYYDD from the exons ATGAAGCTGGGCCGGGCCGCGCtgggcctgctgctgctggcgccgTCGGTGGTGCGGGCGGTGGAGCCCATCAGCCTGGGTCTGGCCCTGGCCGGCGTCCTCACCGGCTACATCTCCTACCCGCGCCTCTACTGCCTGTTCGCCGAGTGCTGCGGCCAGAAGCGGAGCCTCAACCGGGAGG CGCTGCAGCAGGACCTGGACAACAAGCTGTTCGGGCAGCATCTGGCCAAGAAGGTCATCTTGAACGCCGTGTCCGGCTTCCTGAGCAACCCCAAGCCCAAGAAGCCACTCACCCTCTCCCTGCACGGCTGGACCGGCACTGGCAAGAACCTGGTCAGCAAGATCATCGCGGAGAACATTTACGAGGGCGGCCTGAGCAGTGATTATGTTCACCTGTTCGTGGCCACACTGCACTTCCCCCACGCCTCCAACGTCACCCTGTACAAG GATCAGTTACAGCAGTGGATCCGAGGCAACGTGAGTGCCTGTGCGAGGTCCATCTTCATATTCGATGAGATGGACAAGATGCACGCCGGCCTCATCGACGCCATCAAGCCTTTCCTGGACTACTACGACGTGGTGGACGAGGTCTCCTATCAGAAGGCCATCTTCATATTCCTTAG CAATGCGGGTGCAGAGAGGATCACAGACGTGGCTTTAGATTTCTGGAGgcgtggaaggcagagggaggacaTCAGGCTCAAGGACATGGAGCACGCCTTGTCCGTGTCCGTCTTCAACAACAAGAACA GCGGCTTCTGGCACAGCAGCCTGATCGACCGCAACCTCATCGACTACTTCGTGCCCTTCCTGCCGCTGGAATACAAGCACGTGAAGATGTGCATCCGGGCGGAGATGCGCGCCCGGGGCTACGCCGTGGACGAGGACATCGTGAGCAGAGTGGCCGAGGAGATGACCTTCTTCCCCAAGGAGGAGAGGGTCTACTCGGATAAGGGCTGCAAGACTGTGTTCACCAAGTTAGACTACTACTACGACGACTGA
- the C12H9orf78 gene encoding splicing factor C9orf78 homolog isoform X1: protein MPVTGKTFRRRRADSESEEDEQDSEEVRLKLEETREVQNLRKRPNGVSAAALLVGEKVQEETTLVDDAFQMKTGGMVDMKKLKERGREKISEEEDLHLGTSFSAETNRRDEDADMMKYIETELKRRKGIVECEEQRVKPRSAEDCLYELPENIRVSSAKKTEEMLSNQMLSGIPEVDLGIDAKIKNIISTEDAKARLLAEQQNKKKDSETSFVPTNMAVNYVQHNRFYHEELNAPIRRNKEEPKARPLRVGDTEKPEPERSPPNRKRPANEKATDDYHYEKFKKMNRRY, encoded by the exons ATGCCAGTCACCGGGAAGACTTTCCGGCGGCGCCGGGCCGACTCGGAGTCGGAGGAAGATGAGCAGGACTCGGAGGAGGTTCG aTTAAAACTGGAGGAGACCCGAGAGGTGCAGAACTTGAGGAAGAGGCCCAACGGCGTGAG TGCTGCCGCCCTGCTGGTGGGAGAGAAGGTACAAGAAGAGACCACGCTGGTG GACGACGCGTTCCAGATGAAGACGGGCGGCATGGTGGACATGAAGAAGCTgaaggagaggggcagagagaa GATCAGCGAAGAGGAAGACCTCCACCTGGGGACGTCGTTCTCTGCAGAAACCAACCGCAGGGACGAGGACGCGGACAT gatgAAGTACATCGAGACGGAGCTGAAGAGGCGGAAGGGGATCGTGGAGTGCGAGGAGCAGAGGGTGAAGCCGCGGAGCGCCGAGGACTGCCTCTACGAGCTGCCCGAGAACATCCGCGTGTCCTCCGCCAAGAAGACCGAGGAGATGCTGTCCAACCAGATGCTGAGCGGCATCCCCGAGGTGGACCTCGGCATCGA TGCTAAGATCAAGAACATCATCTCCACGGAGGACGCCAAGGCCCGCCTGCTGGCCGAGCAGCAGAACAAGAAGAAGGACAGTGAGACATCCTTCGTGCCCACCAACATGGCTGTGAACTACGTGCAGCACAACCGCT TCTACCACGAGGAGCTCAACGCCCCCATCCGGAGAAACAAGGAAGAGCCCAAGGCCCGGCCCTTGAGAGTGGGCGACACGGAGAAGCCAGAGCCCGAGA GGTCCCCTCCTAACCGCAAGCGGCCCGCTAACGAGAAAGCCACTGATGACTACCACTACGAGAAGTTCAAGAAGATGAACAGGCGGTACTGA
- the C12H9orf78 gene encoding splicing factor C9orf78 homolog isoform X2, translated as MSRTRRRLKLEETREVQNLRKRPNGVSAAALLVGEKVQEETTLVDDAFQMKTGGMVDMKKLKERGREKISEEEDLHLGTSFSAETNRRDEDADMMKYIETELKRRKGIVECEEQRVKPRSAEDCLYELPENIRVSSAKKTEEMLSNQMLSGIPEVDLGIDAKIKNIISTEDAKARLLAEQQNKKKDSETSFVPTNMAVNYVQHNRFYHEELNAPIRRNKEEPKARPLRVGDTEKPEPERSPPNRKRPANEKATDDYHYEKFKKMNRRY; from the exons ATGAGCAGGACTCGGAGGAG aTTAAAACTGGAGGAGACCCGAGAGGTGCAGAACTTGAGGAAGAGGCCCAACGGCGTGAG TGCTGCCGCCCTGCTGGTGGGAGAGAAGGTACAAGAAGAGACCACGCTGGTG GACGACGCGTTCCAGATGAAGACGGGCGGCATGGTGGACATGAAGAAGCTgaaggagaggggcagagagaa GATCAGCGAAGAGGAAGACCTCCACCTGGGGACGTCGTTCTCTGCAGAAACCAACCGCAGGGACGAGGACGCGGACAT gatgAAGTACATCGAGACGGAGCTGAAGAGGCGGAAGGGGATCGTGGAGTGCGAGGAGCAGAGGGTGAAGCCGCGGAGCGCCGAGGACTGCCTCTACGAGCTGCCCGAGAACATCCGCGTGTCCTCCGCCAAGAAGACCGAGGAGATGCTGTCCAACCAGATGCTGAGCGGCATCCCCGAGGTGGACCTCGGCATCGA TGCTAAGATCAAGAACATCATCTCCACGGAGGACGCCAAGGCCCGCCTGCTGGCCGAGCAGCAGAACAAGAAGAAGGACAGTGAGACATCCTTCGTGCCCACCAACATGGCTGTGAACTACGTGCAGCACAACCGCT TCTACCACGAGGAGCTCAACGCCCCCATCCGGAGAAACAAGGAAGAGCCCAAGGCCCGGCCCTTGAGAGTGGGCGACACGGAGAAGCCAGAGCCCGAGA GGTCCCCTCCTAACCGCAAGCGGCCCGCTAACGAGAAAGCCACTGATGACTACCACTACGAGAAGTTCAAGAAGATGAACAGGCGGTACTGA